The Candidatus Methylomirabilis limnetica genome contains the following window.
GGGTCAAGTCGCTCGAGGTGCAGCGAAGCGATCCCAATGGCTGCTGCGGTATCCATACCCTGCGGCTCGAGCAGGAGATTAGCTACGGGGAGCTCCGGGAGCTGCTCTCGGACGAGGTCGCCATGCTTTTGCTCAACGACCACGACAATCTGGACCCAGGGCAGCAGGAGCCGCACCCGCCGGACCGTCGCCTGCAGGAGCGATTCGCTCCCGATCAAGCGAAGGAAGGCCTTGGGTTGTGCTTCCGTGCTGAGCGGCCAGAAGCGCTCGCCCTTCCCGCCGGCAAGCACCACCGCGAAGACATGGGGGTTACTGCTCGTCGCTCCGCCCGTAGTCATCCTGGAGTCGAACAATGTCATCCTCCCCGAGGTAGGCGCCGTTTTGAATTTCAATAATGGTGAGTAGATGTGGCCCGGGATTCTCGATCCGGTGATCTGTCCCTGCCGGCACGAACGTCGATTCCTGGGCGGAAATGACTAAGGCCTGGTTCCCGATTATCACCTTGGCCGTGCCGGCCACAACAACCCAGTGCTCGCTCCTGGAAGCGTGTCGCTGCAGACTCAGACGATGCCCGGGATTGACCTCAATCCGCTTGACCTTGTATCCCTCTCCCTCCCCAAGGACTGTCCAGCGTCCCCAGGGCCGCGTTGAGGTCAGTACTGTTTGCATGTGATCCCTCGTCTGCTCCTTAGAAATAAGCGTTCAGCCATCAGCACTCAGCCGTTAGCTTCAGATAAAGCAGAGGGGTACATCAAAAGAACCGATAGCTGATCGCTGAAAGCTGATAGCTTCCCCAGAGTTACATTTCCGTGGGCCGCAGTGCGGTAGTGCCTCTCATGGGGTGTTACTGAGATACGTGCGAGAGGTCCCCGTACGTCTTTTGGTAATACTCCCGATACTCCCCCGCTTTGATGCGCGTCCACCAGGTCACGTGATCCTCATACCAGCCGACCGTTTCCTTGAGCCCCGTCTCAAAGGGAATGCGAGGTCTCCAGCCCAGCTTTCGCTCCAACTTCGACATATCGAGGGCGTACCTTCGATCATGTCCGAGCCGGTCTTCGACGTGTACGATCAGAGAATCGGGCTTACCCAGGGTCCTCAGGATATGGCGAGCTACGTCAATGTTGGCCCGCTCGCATTTGCCGCCGATATTATAAATCTCACCATTATGCCCATTCCTCAAAATCAGCGCCAACGCCTCGCAGTGGTCCTGCACGTGCAGCCACTCGCGGACCTGGAGGCCGTCGCCGTAAAGCGGAAGCGCTTCACCGGCAATGGCATTGGTGATAAAGAGCGGAACCGCCTTCTCTGGAAACTGGTAGGGACCATAGTTGTTGGAGCTCCGGGTGATGATCGCCGGTAACCCGTAGGTACGAACGTAGGCCGCAACCAGAAGGTCTCCCGCCGCCTTGCTGGCGGCATAGGGGCTGTTTGGAGAGAGAGGGCTGTCTTCCCTAAAGTACCCTGAAGGCCCGAGCGAGCCATATACTTCATCAGTCGATACCTGCACCATCCTTGGAACCCGATGCCGACGGCACGCATCCAGAATGACCTGCGTCCCAAGCGTATTGGTCTCCACGAATGCCCTCGCATCCTGGATACTTCGATCCACGTGCGATTCGGCCGCGAAGTTCATCAGCGCATCGAACCGCTCCTTCAAGATGGCGTCTACCAACTCAACGTCGCAGATACTCCCCTTGATAAATCGGTATCGAGGATCGCGCTCAACGTCGGCCAGATTCTCGAGGTTGCCGGCGTAGGTCAGCTTGTCGAGATTCACGACGCCGCAATCCGGCTCTGTCGCGAGCATGTGGCGAATGAAGTTCGACCCGATAAATCCGGCTCCACCGGTCACCACGATTCTCATTGTTCAAACACGTTTCGAGTTTCGGGTTTCGGGTTCCAAGACGGACACGCATCTTCAGCCGTGGAACCCCGGCCTGGACTCGAAACTCGCAACTCGAAACTCGAAACTGGCTTCATCCCAGCTTCACTGCCCAATCGTATGGGATATCCGGACTGTCAGGGGGGATTCGAAACTCATCCGGCTCCTGGTAATTGTAGAGCTCGGTCGGGAAATTCATAATCGCCGACATCCGGTCGCCTACCGCCTTGTACCCATGGATCACCAGGGGCGGGATCTTGACCAACATCGGATTCTGCTCACCGATGAAAAACTCATTGAGCAAGCCTTTTGTGGGAGAGTTGTCGCGGGAATCGAACAGAACAACCTTGGACATTCCGAGGACCCCGACAAAGTGGTCGGTCTGTTTCTTATGATAGTGCCACCCCTTCACCACCCCGGGATAGGCGGCAGTGATGTAGGCCTGCCCAAATCGCTCGAACTCCTCCCAGTCGCTGCGCAGCATCTCTGTAAGGAAACCTCTCTCATCAGGAACCCGCCGTAGCTGTCTAGTTTTCACACCATCAATAAGCATCATCACCCCTCAACCTTGAACCTTGCACGTTGAACCTTGAACGTTGAACTTTTTTACACCAACCCCACCTGGCTGCTATCCCCGAGCATCAGTCGATAGGCCTTCGGTTTCCCGTCAGACCGGAACACCTCGACGTTCTTTCCGATGAGACTATCCTCCAACCTCCCGCCGATATCGGTAATGCGGCACTGGTCGAGGATGATGCTATGCTCGATCTCACTATTCTGCACCAGTGTGTCATGATATATGGAGGTGAACGGCCCAATGTAGGAGTTGATGATGCGGCAGCGCCTGCCGATGATTGCCGGCCCTCGAATGGTGCTGGCCGTAACGCTCGCCCCCTGCTCCACGATCACCTTTCCGATAAGGTGTGAGGCCTCGTCCACTTCTCCCTCTACCCTGGGGGTGATCGCCTCCAACATGATCCTATTTGCCTCGAGCATGTCTTCAAGCTTCCCCGTATCTTTCCACCAGCGGCTGATGATATGGGGATGGACCTGATATCCTTTGTCGATCAGATACTGGATGGCGTCGGTGATCTCCAACTCGCCCCGCGCCGAAGGCTGTATGGCATGAACCGCCTCAAAGATCGTCTGGTCGAACATATAGACACCCACGAGCGCCAGATCGCTTTTAGGGTGCGCCGGCTTCTCCTCCAGAGAGATTACCTGACCATCTCGAAGCTCCGCCACCCCGAACCGCTGTGGATCGCGAACCCTTGCCAGAAGGATCTGAGAGTTGGCGCCCGACCGCTCGAACTCTTCTACCAGGGAGCAAATCCCGTCCTTGATCAGGTTATCTCCCAGATACATCACGAAGGGATGATTCCCCAGAAACGGCTCAGCGATCTTGACTGCATGGGCGAGTCCAAGGGGCGCTTCTTGCTCGATATATGAGACCTCGATGCCCCATTGCGCCCCGTCCCCCACCGCCCCCTGAATCTCACGCTTCGTGTCGCCAACCACGATCCCAACCTCCCGGATCTTGGCCGCCGCCATTGCTTCCAGCGCATAGAAGAGGATCGGTTTGTTGGCGATAGGCACGAGCTGCTTGGCGCTGGTGTGGGTGATCGGACGCAGGCGGGTCCCCTTGCCTCCGCTCAAGATCAATGCCTTCATGGGATTTCCTTGGTCACACTCAACTCCACTCCATCACACAGGACGATACGTAATGAGTGTTACCGATATTGAAGTCTGATCTGGCGAGAAGATTCAACGCTTTTTGTAAGACGGAGGGAATTGTACGGAAGGAGACTCGGCTTGTCAATTTTGAAATATTCGGCTACTGCGAGTGGAGAAAAAACGTAACTACCCAAGTGTTTAGGCTGAAGGCTGTTAGTCTTTGCGCATGGACCGAATCAAGGAGTCCAGAACCTTTTCGATCTCCATTATTTTCGCGTCGCATTCGGAGACGCCTGGCTCATCCGTGCGCGTTCCTACAGTCTAAAAGACTACAGTCTATCTACCTCAGTAGTTACGATGAGTCAACAGAGTGGCAGAGCAGACGCGTTGTAAGTAGTCAGTCGCTTACTTCCCTTCAGACGAGGTCTCGCACCCACCTACATAGCCTCGCTCAGCCAGGTGCCTTTCGATATCCTCTTTCGCAAAGCCGATTCGTCGAGCGACTTTATCGGCATGGCTCACTCGTGAGATCCCCTCGATCAACCGATGGGTTGGGGAGCCATGGATAAATTCTGCCTGGCGATACGATCCAACATCTCTTTGTTGAAACTGCTCCGCCAACTCGTGATTGTGGGTAACCAGGATCGTATTATTGCCGACTTGGTAAAATCCACCGAGGATGGTGCGGGAGATTTCCAGCTTCTCTTGATAGGTGGTTCCTTCCGCCAGTTCATCCAGAACGACCAGGCTTCTGGGCGACGATGCGAAAAAGATGGCTTTCGTGCGTTGTAACTCCGTCCCGAATCTCCCCTCCCGATCAGCCAGCGAGTTGCTTTCCGGAACCTGATAGAAGATCCGATCAGCCACCGAGACCTGCGCCTGTTCGGCAGGCACATAGCAACCGATCTGCGCCAACAGTTGCACCTGGGCAATGGTTTTACAGCAAGCGGTCTTCCCGCCTCCGTTTGGGCCGGTAATAAACGTCAATCGAGCCCCGTTCAGGTTGATATCGTTGGGTACGTAATCGACATTCCCTTTTCCCAGGATAGGGTTTCTGACCGTTTTCAAGACCATCGCGTGCTGATCTGATTCGATGAGCGTCGGTAAAACGGTAGAACTCCCGAAGGCCTTGGCATAGCGGTGAAAGGACAGCAGCTCATCGATCTGCCCCAAAGCCTCTAATGCCTGCTGCACATCGCGTGAGTCTCTATACCCATCCCGCAAGGGATAGATGATACTGTCCCGGTCAAAACCTCCGATGAGAGGTCCATACAGCAGGAGTGAGGGGAGTAAGACAACCATCAAGACGGGCATCGCGTGTCGGGAGACCCCAAGAGCTGGGGCGTAATGTAGCAGGAGACCCATGGCAATCAAGAGCGTGATAATCAATCGTGGCTTGAAGAGGGTTGGTCTGAATTTGATGGCAGGGGCCAGTAACCACTTTTCAGCCTTCGTCCTGATTGCCCTTTCCGTCAGGTAGACAGGCCCTTTCATCAAGGCATGCGATCGCGTGGAACCAAACGCCTTGAGAGCTTCGAGACGCGCTCGAAGATAGGGGCTTTCGGGTGTGGGCAGGCCTTGGGCGCCCTTGACGAGATCGAGCATGAGCTTCGTCCCTTGCCGGTACGTTGCATGCCCAAAGCTCCCTGTCTCCATTTTGCCCAGGGGATTCCCGAAGGTGCCGACAAAGGTCCCAAACAGCAGTCGGTAAAATTCCTCCTCATATTTTGCGGCATGCTGCACCAACCCCTCGACTTGTATCCTCAGATCAGCCTTCGAGTCCAGCTCTTTGAGCGCGTCCTGCTTGGCCGTGATGGCCTCGACCGAATTCAACGGGTGGGCTAATGAGCGGTAAAGCGTTGCTTGCCCGACAACGGTACTGGCGCAATTGACAGCATCAAAGAGTCGATCGACTTCTATAGTGTTGAACGTGCTCTCATCGAGCACGCCTTCTCCAGTTTTCGCCGCCCTGGCCGAACGAACCGATAGATCCTTGCCGATGGCTGTCAGAAGAGGTTCATGCATCCACACACTCCCATCGCGCCAGTGACTAGGCAAACACCACGGTTTTGTTGCCGTACACCAGCACCTTGTCCTCCAAGTGCCAGGTGACGGCCCGCGCCAGCACCATCCGCTCCACGTGGCGGCCGATCCGCTTCAGGTCCTCCACGTTGTTGCGGTGATCTACCCGCTCCACATCCTGCTCGATGATCGGCCCGGCATCCAGCGTTTCGGTAGCGTAATGCGCCGTGGCGCCAATCAATTTGACCCCACGAGAGTACGCCTGTGCATAGGGATCCGCCCCGACAAAGGCCGGCAAAAAGCTGTGGTGGATGTTGATAATCCGGTTGGGAAAGCGTCGGATAAAAGATGGCGAGAGGATTCGCATATACCGGGCCATGACAATCAAGTCAACCTTGCCTTCGACCAGTTGAAGCTGTGCGGCCTCGGCTTGATCTTGTCTCTCCCGCGTAACCGCGATGTGGTGAAAGGGAATGCCGTAGGCCTCTACAAGTCCGCGCAGGTCGGTGTGATTGCTCACCACCATGGCGATGTCAGCGACCATTTCTTTAGCCCTCCACCGCCAGAGCAACTCCAGCAGGCAGTGGTCCTCCTTCGACGCAAAGATGGCCATGGGCTTGAGGCGGGCAGCGTACGCCAACTTCCAATCCATCTGGAACCGGCTGGCGATCGGCTCGAGGGCTCTCGTGAGTGAAGCGCCACGGCTGTCCAACTCCGGGAGGTCGAACTCGATCCGCATGAAGAAGACGCCCCCTGCCGGGTCGGTGGTATGCTGGTCCGAGTGCACAATATTGGCGCCCTGTTCACACAAGCACTGCGAGACGGCCGCAACGATGCCTGGACGGTCAGGACACGAGATAAGCAGGCGGGCACGAGCGCTCGACGTCATAAGCTCTCCTCCATTCAGAACCGCAACAGAAGAAGCGTCGTCCAATGCGAGAATAGAAGGTTCTTCCGGCATTAGCGTGGGTACGAGGGGGATCAATATCCCTTCCGGGGAAGAGGGTAGCTGTGTCCCTCCCCCTCAGTGGGGGGAGGGGATGCTGGAAGGCCCGGGTACCCACGGAACACCCGGAAGAACCGAATAGAATAGGGAGTCCGGGGATGGCCTATACGCGTGAATTGAAACGAGAAGCGGTCGAACGCGTCGGGGGCGAGTAATGGCAGGCGCTCATTGCGCACCACGTAGACACCTATCCCGCGAGTCGGTCCACGCCGGGGGATGTCTGTCGATTAGAAGCGGAGTCTATCGCTTCCCCTTGGCAAAGCGCCCTTCCCACTGCACGCCAGGGGCGTTGGGATCAGTAGAAATGTTGAGCTCGTAGTTGAACTGACCCATAAGGTATTCATGGACGTACCCGGCAGCCTGCTTTGCCTGCCCCATGGCCAGGATGACCGTGGAGCCGCCGGTAACGACGTCGCCACCCGCGAAGACCCCCTTTTTGCTCGTGTGGTAGGTCGTGTGGTCCACCATGACGACACCCCACTTGTTGACCCGAAGCCCTGGCGTCATGCTGGGGATGACCGGGTTCACCTCGCACCCTAATGAGAAGACTACCGTATCCACCTCATCGATGAAGTACTCGCCGGTTGGGAGGGGCTTTCTTCTGCCGGACTCATCCGGTTCGGACAGCCTCATCACCTCGCACTTGATGGCTTTGACGAAGTAGCGCTCGTCGCCGATGAACTCCACAGGGCTGGAGAGCCACTTGAAGTCGATGAACTCCTGCTCGGCATGCTCCAACTCCTCCGTCCTGGCCGGGGCCTCCTCATGGGAGCGGCGGTAGTAGCAGGTAACATCCGCCCCAAGTCTCTTCCCGGTGCGGAGCACATCCATGGCGGTGTTGCCCGCACCGATGACCGCCATCTTCTTACCCTGGTAGAGGGGCGTGGAAGCGCGTGGAAACTCGTTGGCGTTCATCAGGTAGATTCGGGTGAGGTACTCGTTGGCGGAATAGACACCATTCAGGTTTTCGCCGGGGATGCCCAGCATCTTTGGCAAGCCTGCGCCGGTGCCGATGAACACCGCATCGAACCCTTCCTTTTCCAGAAGGTCCTCGATGGTGAGGATCTTACCGATCACCATGTTATAGACGAACTCCACTCCCATATCTTCAAGCAGCTTGAGATCTTCGTCGATGACCTCCAGTGGCAGGCGGAACCGGGGGATACCGTATACCATCACACCCCCGCCCCGATGGAATGCCTCGAACACCGTGATCTCGTGACCGCGGGTGCGAAGCTCGTAGGCGCAGGTAAGCCCCGCTGGACCGGCGCCGATGATAGCCACTCGCTTGCCGGTGGGAGGTGGGATGACCGGAGTACGGTCCAGCTTGTGCTCCCGCTCGTAGTCCGCCACATACCGCTCCAGGTTGCCGATACCCACCGGGTCATTCTTCTTGCCTACGATACACACCGCTTCGCACTGCTTGTCCTGGGGACACACCCGCCCACATGCGGCGGGGAGGAAGTTGGTCTCCCGAATCTTTCCAGCCGCGCCAGCGATATCCCCCGCTTCAACCAGTTTGATGAAGGCAGGGATGTCAATGCCCACTGGGCACGCGGGTACGCATTCCGGCTTCTTGCACTGAATGCATCGTATAGCCTCGTCCATGGCCTGCTCTCGTGAGTAGCCGATGGGCACCTCCGTCCAACTGAGAATGCGCAACTCTGCCGGATGCAAGGGCATAAGATTGCGAGGCTTCTTTATCCGCTCCTTTGAACTTAATCCCTTAGTTGCTTCTGCCATATTCGCGCCTCTCCCTTATCGCTGCATCGCCTCGAAGGCGATCTTTTCTTGTGCCACGAACATCTGCTGACGCTTCACCAGCTCGCCAAAGTCCACCTGGTACGCGTTAAAATCCGGCCCGTGATAGCAGGCGAACCTGGTTTTGCCGCCCACCGTCACCCGGCAGGCACCGCACATGCCGGTGCCGTCCACCATGATGGCGTTCAGCGAGACCCATGCTTCTATTCCCTTCCCCTCCGTCACCTTGGCGACGGCCATCATCATCGGCACGGGGCCGACCGCCAAAACCATGGACACCTTCTCCCTCTCCATGATCTTCTCCAGCGCATGGGTGACGAAGCCTTGAATACCAACCGACCCGTCATTGGTGGTGACGAATACCTCGTCGCACACCGCCTTAAGTTCGTCCACCAGTATCAGCAGGTCCTTCGTGCGGGCGCCCACTATGCCGTAGACCTTATTGCCGAGCTGCCTCAAATCCCGTGCCGTGGGAATGACGGCGCCCGTACCGTAGCCGCCGCCGAGCACCACGCAGGCCCCCTCATATTTGGCAACATGGGAGCGCTGGCCCAGCGGCCCGACGACGTCCTGGATACTGTCGCCTACGTTTTTCATCGTGGCCTCGGTGGATGTCCTGCCGGCAGCCATAATGACGAGTTCGAGATACCCCTTTTCCCTGTCCCATCCGGCGATGGAGAGGGGGATGCGCTCACTGTCAAGGTTGGGACGGATGATGATGAACTGCCCGGCCTGTATCTTTTTCGCGAGAAGCGGCGCGTTCACCTTAAAGTAGTAGGTGTTGGCGCACAGTTCTCGCTTTTCAAGTATCGTAAAATCCTGGTGGTACCTGCCCCTGGATGGGTTCTCGCTCTCTTTAGAGCTGCCATGGCAGTAGTGCAGTTGATGTTCAGCCTCACTGCGAACGATAAAGGCATCGTCCCAGTCGAAGTGATCCATTCCGAGGATGGCACGAAGAGCATTGTGGCTTTTCTCCACCTGCCCCGACGTGAAATAGGAGTGGCGAACGCCTTTCCCTATGGCGCGCACGGCATGCCTGCGAACAAGGGCCGACGGATCTGAAAGGCCGACGAACAGCTTATCGAACAGCGTCGACCGGTCCGCGTCACTGATCGTTTCGGGGGCAATGCGGTTGAAAATCCGCCCCATACAGTAAAAGGCGGCGGACTTCACCTGCTTATTGGCAGACCCTGCGCACCTCAAGGCCTCAGGCAGGACCCTGGCAATGGCCGGATCGGTGAAATGTCCCGCCGCCAACAGGAGGTTGATCTGAGAATAGTCGTCGCCCTTGCTCGTGTCGAACCGGGAAAGAAGCAGATCTACGGCAGGTGCGCCGATGCGCCCTAAGGCGCCGGCGAAATGCTCCGCCGATTCCGCATCAGCCTCAACAAGTTGCTCAATAGTCCATCCAGCCACCTCTACGCCAAGGGAGGCCAGGATCAACTCGCTCTGATCAATGAGTTGAGAAAGTTCCTCATCGCCGGAGGGGTCCCGGTAAAAGGTAGTGGAGATCGCTGCTGCCAACTCCTGCTTTTCCTCGTAAGAGAGGTCGGAAAGCGTAGAGACCTCCGCCAGGGCGGCCTTCAACTGGTCAGTGTTCTGGGACGAGATGTTCGCTGTAATGCTGTTGATTCTATTTGTCATCGCGACAAGCTTCCTCCAAAGATCCTTCACCTCTTACACTTTTACTATGCTTTGGGCAAGAATTCCCCACTGATGATACACGAAAGTTTACCTGTTCACAACCAAATCTGCAATCCCAAGGTAACCATTCAGTTACGGGTGGAAAATCTCCCCCCGGCTTAACACATGCCGGGGCAGGCCCGCATGGGCAGGCTCTAACCCTCTTTTCCAAAGAGGGGGACTAACCGTTTCCCCCTTTGAAAAAGGGGGCGGGGGTTTATCTTGAATGGAGGACACCATGATGCGCCGGAGGGCGGAGGGAGAAACCCCCTTCGATCCCCCTTTGCCAAAGGGGGAGATCGGAAGAACCAATTTTCTCTTGTGACTTACTCGATAATTTGGCCAATTTTTAATCGTAATGTGGCCACGACGGAATCGTAATCTGTTGATTTTAAATCGCACGCATTTCTCCACCTCGGCGCTGTTTACAGCATATGTTGGCCGAAAGTGCATTTTATAACCATAACGTTGCCAAAAGTGCAGTGTTGCGTATTCCGATCAAAGTTGCCACCCATTCCGATTGAACTCGGCCAGGCGTTTCGATACTCGTGTAGGTTAGCGTGGACATAATGTCCTGAAGGTTCAGGAAACTCCAAGACGAGTTGGGCAAAGGGTAGCGAACCGCAAACTCTTCGGGCCGTATTGTCGCAAACGTCCTTCGGAAATGCCGCGCTTGCGCACCTAGCTCACCACTACTAATCCACCCTCCGGGGAGTCCACATTACGGGGGTGGAATCTTTTAAAGAGTTTAGCGGCAGGGAGAAATGCGGGAAGGTCTTGGTGTGCGAGTCGTTTATGGTAGCCTGCGAACGACTCCGGCGATAGCGGCTGGGGTGACGGATCGTGTGGGGAGTTTAGAGGATTTTGTGGATGGGAAGTCGAATGGGTAGAACTGCTCAAAGACCGCCCTGTTTTTCGAAGGGATTTAGGTGCAGTAAGGAAACCAGGGGCCATCACTTTCCTACTTTGCTGGCCAGAGATCAGAGATCGACTCTTGGCTAGACCGTGAGGGCCTTGTATAGAAAGCGACGGATGTAGTTCCTGCTGTCCTTCGGCAGCGTTTGCCAGTAGGGTTTGATCTCAAGGACCAACAGGTCAGTTTCCTCATCCTCAAAACGCCGGGACTCTTGCGACATTGAATCCTGGGATTCTTGTCTCTCCGCTGCGACTTTCTCCTCTCTAGCCTTTGCTTCCATGCACCCCTCCTGTTTCTAATGAAACTTCCTTTGCGTTCTGGGTCGCAGGTAGAGCCTTACTTAATAGCAGATGAAGTCTATAAGTAAACCTTATAAGGGCAAAAAAAGGTTCTAATGTAGTTCTTACCGCTTCCTTAAATCGAGCCTCATCTCTGAAGTAATCAGCCACATCGCAGTCCAATGATAGCACACCTACGAATTCTTGAGACTTGTCGAGTTTATCGGTAAACATCACAGGAAAACAAGCTATCGATTTTATGCGGTGGTGTCGCTGGCTCTTTGATGTAAGGCCATGTAGGTCATCCTTGCGAACATCTGGCACAACAACGATTGCCTTTTCTGCCCAACATGTTCCCGCGCAACCCTCATTCAATATAAAGCCTTCTCTGTTCGAGGAGGGGGAGTTGTCTGAATTTACATATGCGACCACCTGAAGCTTCTGCCCAATCGGCATGAGGAAACCGACAGTAAGATGAATATTCAGATCCCGGTTGCCCTTAGCAACCACCCAGAAAACTTCCTTCAGGATCACCTCTACAATTTCTGCGTAATTGAACCTTGCGTGTTCAACTATTTCCATCAGAGTTGGCTGGCCGGCAAAAAAACGTTCCAGACCGTACATGGTGTTGTTTGTCAGCCGCCTCACTGATACAAGGACAGCCCTTAGATCCATCAGGACATCGTTAACAAGCTTGAGGTGCGTATTGATCTGGTCCAGAGTGCTCTGATTGGCTGTTGCCTGCATCTTGCGCCGCTTGAAGTGGCTGAACGGAAATATGACAAAAAAGTACAAAATAATGCAAGTCCAGAATGCTACTGCCTCATTCGGGCTCCTTGCTGAATCAATCTGCGAGCGCCATATTCCTAGACCGAGGGGTATGGCAACAAGAACGAACTGGAAAAAGAAACCATACAGTTGATTTTCTGGGAATTTCTGCTCTGGTGTCCTTATTTCAATATGCATTAGCTGTCAGCCAAGCGCCGTACTGATTGAGTCGGATGGTTAGGAGTCTTCCTGGGCTGTGATTGGCGACTGCGCCGCGCCACGGGACGCACAGGGGGATCTAAGCTGTAGCTGTTCCACGATCCTCCACAAATGGAAGAGTCTTGATATCCGATGACATTGCGCTCTCCTCGCCGACCGCGATCGTTAGGACTTTTTGGTATCATTTTCTCCGGCAATATTTCGATCAGTCTGGTGGCAACTCTTTCAGTCGCTTCGCAACTTCATTGGTTTTTGTGCTTCGTAGAGCTTTTGACGCTAGCATAACATCACTGGGACTAGAAGCAAAATACATACCAATCAAACCTGTATGCCCTTCAAATTTGGACAGCACCCCCTCACAATAGACTGCATTAACTAGTTGTCACGTTAGCTTTCCGAATGCGGCGGGTAGTTTCATGCTTTAAGCATCGGCACTAGGGCTTGATCAGTCAAGTGCTGTTCCGCCGCGGTATTGGGTCAGTTTGAAAATGGACAGGGCTTGCCAGCAGATGTCGGCAGCCCTGCATTTAGGGTATGCCTAAGCGCACAAGCAAGAAGCCACCCTCGGATATTAACCTGCTC
Protein-coding sequences here:
- a CDS encoding glucose-1-phosphate thymidylyltransferase: MKALILSGGKGTRLRPITHTSAKQLVPIANKPILFYALEAMAAAKIREVGIVVGDTKREIQGAVGDGAQWGIEVSYIEQEAPLGLAHAVKIAEPFLGNHPFVMYLGDNLIKDGICSLVEEFERSGANSQILLARVRDPQRFGVAELRDGQVISLEEKPAHPKSDLALVGVYMFDQTIFEAVHAIQPSARGELEITDAIQYLIDKGYQVHPHIISRWWKDTGKLEDMLEANRIMLEAITPRVEGEVDEASHLIGKVIVEQGASVTASTIRGPAIIGRRCRIINSYIGPFTSIYHDTLVQNSEIEHSIILDQCRITDIGGRLEDSLIGKNVEVFRSDGKPKAYRLMLGDSSQVGLV
- a CDS encoding dTDP-4-dehydrorhamnose 3,5-epimerase family protein, which encodes MMLIDGVKTRQLRRVPDERGFLTEMLRSDWEEFERFGQAYITAAYPGVVKGWHYHKKQTDHFVGVLGMSKVVLFDSRDNSPTKGLLNEFFIGEQNPMLVKIPPLVIHGYKAVGDRMSAIMNFPTELYNYQEPDEFRIPPDSPDIPYDWAVKLG
- a CDS encoding MutS-related protein — encoded protein: MHEPLLTAIGKDLSVRSARAAKTGEGVLDESTFNTIEVDRLFDAVNCASTVVGQATLYRSLAHPLNSVEAITAKQDALKELDSKADLRIQVEGLVQHAAKYEEEFYRLLFGTFVGTFGNPLGKMETGSFGHATYRQGTKLMLDLVKGAQGLPTPESPYLRARLEALKAFGSTRSHALMKGPVYLTERAIRTKAEKWLLAPAIKFRPTLFKPRLIITLLIAMGLLLHYAPALGVSRHAMPVLMVVLLPSLLLYGPLIGGFDRDSIIYPLRDGYRDSRDVQQALEALGQIDELLSFHRYAKAFGSSTVLPTLIESDQHAMVLKTVRNPILGKGNVDYVPNDINLNGARLTFITGPNGGGKTACCKTIAQVQLLAQIGCYVPAEQAQVSVADRIFYQVPESNSLADREGRFGTELQRTKAIFFASSPRSLVVLDELAEGTTYQEKLEISRTILGGFYQVGNNTILVTHNHELAEQFQQRDVGSYRQAEFIHGSPTHRLIEGISRVSHADKVARRIGFAKEDIERHLAERGYVGGCETSSEGK
- a CDS encoding phosphomannose isomerase type II C-terminal cupin domain, whose translation is MQTVLTSTRPWGRWTVLGEGEGYKVKRIEVNPGHRLSLQRHASRSEHWVVVAGTAKVIIGNQALVISAQESTFVPAGTDHRIENPGPHLLTIIEIQNGAYLGEDDIVRLQDDYGRSDEQ
- the rfbB gene encoding dTDP-glucose 4,6-dehydratase — translated: MRIVVTGGAGFIGSNFIRHMLATEPDCGVVNLDKLTYAGNLENLADVERDPRYRFIKGSICDVELVDAILKERFDALMNFAAESHVDRSIQDARAFVETNTLGTQVILDACRRHRVPRMVQVSTDEVYGSLGPSGYFREDSPLSPNSPYAASKAAGDLLVAAYVRTYGLPAIITRSSNNYGPYQFPEKAVPLFITNAIAGEALPLYGDGLQVREWLHVQDHCEALALILRNGHNGEIYNIGGKCERANIDVARHILRTLGKPDSLIVHVEDRLGHDRRYALDMSKLERKLGWRPRIPFETGLKETVGWYEDHVTWWTRIKAGEYREYYQKTYGDLSHVSQ
- the purU gene encoding formyltetrahydrofolate deformylase; translated protein: MTSSARARLLISCPDRPGIVAAVSQCLCEQGANIVHSDQHTTDPAGGVFFMRIEFDLPELDSRGASLTRALEPIASRFQMDWKLAYAARLKPMAIFASKEDHCLLELLWRWRAKEMVADIAMVVSNHTDLRGLVEAYGIPFHHIAVTRERQDQAEAAQLQLVEGKVDLIVMARYMRILSPSFIRRFPNRIINIHHSFLPAFVGADPYAQAYSRGVKLIGATAHYATETLDAGPIIEQDVERVDHRNNVEDLKRIGRHVERMVLARAVTWHLEDKVLVYGNKTVVFA
- the gltA gene encoding NADPH-dependent glutamate synthase — its product is MAEATKGLSSKERIKKPRNLMPLHPAELRILSWTEVPIGYSREQAMDEAIRCIQCKKPECVPACPVGIDIPAFIKLVEAGDIAGAAGKIRETNFLPAACGRVCPQDKQCEAVCIVGKKNDPVGIGNLERYVADYEREHKLDRTPVIPPPTGKRVAIIGAGPAGLTCAYELRTRGHEITVFEAFHRGGGVMVYGIPRFRLPLEVIDEDLKLLEDMGVEFVYNMVIGKILTIEDLLEKEGFDAVFIGTGAGLPKMLGIPGENLNGVYSANEYLTRIYLMNANEFPRASTPLYQGKKMAVIGAGNTAMDVLRTGKRLGADVTCYYRRSHEEAPARTEELEHAEQEFIDFKWLSSPVEFIGDERYFVKAIKCEVMRLSEPDESGRRKPLPTGEYFIDEVDTVVFSLGCEVNPVIPSMTPGLRVNKWGVVMVDHTTYHTSKKGVFAGGDVVTGGSTVILAMGQAKQAAGYVHEYLMGQFNYELNISTDPNAPGVQWEGRFAKGKR